From a region of the Panicum virgatum strain AP13 chromosome 2K, P.virgatum_v5, whole genome shotgun sequence genome:
- the LOC120694960 gene encoding atherin-like, whose amino-acid sequence MATSSGEVSLTSDLGRNSTSEKVQRATKGARVGSLAAGAQRSGPPAAPPHAPAGTGRLHPPSTGRCPTPPPAASTSVHRSRQAASGQAHGRREAPLPRAEAGCGCAARAAGGRCCRRGPPEAACSGARDGRTVGRGDGRDGRTGRRPTVGQAAGAKAKGRGNELRQAQASGGRGCDRVARLAWAAGQAATKPHANPRLRRAEA is encoded by the coding sequence ATGGCTACCTCCAGTGGCGAAGTCAGCCTGACAAGTGACCTAGGGCGGAACAGTACCAGTGAAAAAGTGCAACGCGCCACGAAAGGCGCGCGTGTAGGCTCGCTGGCCGCCGGTGCCCAGCGCTCCGGGCCTCCGGCCGCTCCACCCCACGCCCCCGCCGGCACCGGCCGCCTCCACCCTCCGTCCACCGGCCGCTGCCCCACGCCCCCGCCGGCTGCCTCCACCTCCGTCCACCGGTCGAGGCAGGCTGCAAGCGGCCAGGCGCAcggccggcgggaggcgccGCTGCCGAGGGCCGAGGCGGGCTGCGggtgcgccgcgcgcgcggccggcgggaggTGCTGTCGCCGAGGGCCGCCCGAGGCGGCCTGCAGCGGTGCACGAGACGGCCGGACGGTCGGACGGGGCGACGGCCGGGACGGCCGGACGGGGCGACGGCCGACGGTCGGCCAGGCGGCGGGCGCAAAGGCCAAAGGACGAGGCAACGAGCTGCGGCAGGCGCAGGCGAGCGGGGGCCGGGGGTGCGATCGCGTCGCGCGGCTGGCTTGGGCGGCTGGCCAAGCGGCCACCAAACCCCACGCAAACCCTAGGCTGCGCCGGGCTGAAGCCTGA